A single window of Senegalia massiliensis DNA harbors:
- a CDS encoding electron transfer flavoprotein subunit alpha, with protein MAIRVITDKCIGCGICVKVCPFDAIDMIDKKATIKDNCTLCGQCVEACPVDAIVKDEEEVQSKINIDDYKGVWVFAEQRSGEVLNVSIELLGEGRKIADKRGVELSAVLLGKDLDENAEKLIKYGADKVLKVDHEKLENYTTDAYAKVISDLIEDKKPEIMLIGATTIGRDLGPRVSAKVATGLTADCTRLEIDEEDGKLLQTRPAFGGNLMATIVCPNNRPQMSTVRPGVMEKAKYNENAVGTIENIEIEFKDGDLKTEVLEIVKSEKETVALDEAPIIVAGGRGVQTGEGFELLEKLAEKLGGVVGASRAAVDEGWIEHSHQVGQTGTTVRPKLYIAAGISGAIQHLAGMQSSDCIVAINKNPDAPIFKVADYGIVGDLFEVLPELLEALDNVDDIVTALKAVES; from the coding sequence ATGGCTATAAGAGTAATAACAGACAAATGTATTGGTTGTGGAATATGCGTAAAAGTATGTCCATTTGATGCTATAGATATGATTGATAAAAAAGCAACTATAAAGGATAATTGTACACTTTGTGGACAATGTGTTGAAGCTTGTCCAGTGGATGCAATAGTTAAAGATGAAGAAGAGGTACAAAGTAAAATTAATATAGATGACTATAAAGGAGTATGGGTATTTGCAGAGCAAAGATCTGGTGAAGTATTAAATGTTTCTATAGAGCTCCTTGGTGAAGGAAGAAAAATAGCAGATAAAAGAGGAGTAGAATTAAGTGCTGTATTATTAGGTAAAGATTTAGATGAAAATGCTGAAAAACTAATTAAATATGGTGCAGACAAAGTTCTAAAAGTAGATCATGAAAAATTAGAAAATTATACTACAGATGCTTATGCTAAGGTAATATCTGATCTTATAGAAGATAAAAAGCCTGAAATAATGTTAATAGGTGCTACAACAATTGGTAGAGATTTAGGACCAAGAGTATCAGCTAAAGTAGCTACAGGACTTACAGCAGACTGTACTCGTTTAGAAATAGATGAAGAAGATGGAAAATTACTTCAAACACGTCCAGCTTTTGGTGGTAATTTAATGGCTACAATAGTTTGCCCAAATAACAGACCACAAATGTCTACAGTTAGACCTGGAGTTATGGAAAAAGCTAAGTACAATGAAAATGCAGTAGGAACTATAGAAAATATTGAAATAGAATTTAAAGATGGAGATCTTAAAACAGAAGTATTAGAAATAGTTAAATCTGAAAAAGAAACAGTAGCTCTTGATGAAGCACCAATAATTGTTGCTGGTGGTAGAGGAGTTCAAACAGGTGAAGGATTTGAATTACTTGAAAAATTAGCAGAAAAATTAGGTGGAGTAGTAGGAGCATCTCGTGCAGCAGTAGATGAAGGATGGATTGAGCATTCTCACCAAGTAGGTCAAACTGGAACTACAGTAAGACCAAAATTATATATTGCAGCAGGAATATCAGGTGCTATACAGCATTTAGCTGGTATGCAATCTTCTGATTGTATTGTAGCAATAAATAAAAACCCTGATGCACCAATATTTAAAGTTGCAGACTATGGTATTGTAGGAGACTTATTTGAAGTACTTCCAGAATTATTAGAAGCTCTTGACAATGTAGATGATATAGTAACAGCTTTAAAGGCGGTAGAATCTTAA